The following coding sequences are from one Aquificaceae bacterium window:
- the rlmN gene encoding 23S rRNA (adenine(2503)-C(2))-methyltransferase RlmN translates to MQLLTSFNLVELRERFGELGLESYRAAQVLDWLYKKFETDFQKMTNLSKAHRVLLSEHFRVHTLEAVGKVSTEDSVKYIFRTEDGHMIETVLIFERDHLTLCVSSQVGCAVGCRFCATAKDGLLRNLTPAEIVDQYLLVQRETPGRIRNVVFMGMGEPLANYEAVRKAVEIMVSPWGIDLSKRRVSISTSGLVAQLRKMSEDPLMRELNLAVSINAPSQNLREFLMPISRTNSLQELFHVLVNFPYPPDRRIMLEYVVIKGINDSPREARELADMVAPYRRKFKVNLIPYNPDPSLPFERPSLESVYAFQEVLRRYNISTFIRLSKGVEVFGACGQLRSKRLELMVK, encoded by the coding sequence ATGCAGCTGCTTACCTCTTTCAATCTGGTGGAGCTGAGGGAAAGGTTTGGAGAGCTTGGGCTTGAATCCTACAGGGCTGCCCAGGTGCTTGACTGGCTTTACAAAAAGTTTGAAACGGATTTTCAGAAGATGACAAACCTTTCAAAGGCTCACAGGGTTCTGCTTTCTGAGCACTTCAGAGTTCATACCCTTGAGGCTGTCGGCAAGGTGTCCACTGAGGACTCGGTTAAATATATATTCAGGACAGAAGATGGCCATATGATAGAAACCGTTCTTATCTTTGAAAGGGACCACCTGACTCTCTGTGTATCCTCTCAGGTTGGCTGTGCGGTGGGTTGCAGGTTCTGTGCCACGGCAAAGGATGGACTTTTGAGAAACCTAACTCCAGCAGAGATAGTTGACCAGTATCTCCTCGTTCAGAGGGAAACGCCAGGCAGGATAAGGAATGTGGTCTTTATGGGTATGGGTGAACCCCTGGCAAACTATGAGGCGGTGAGGAAGGCTGTGGAGATAATGGTGAGCCCCTGGGGGATAGACCTTTCCAAGAGAAGGGTGAGCATATCCACCAGCGGTCTTGTGGCTCAGCTCAGAAAAATGTCAGAGGACCCCCTTATGAGAGAGCTCAACCTTGCCGTTTCTATAAACGCTCCATCCCAAAATCTCAGAGAGTTTCTCATGCCCATAAGCAGGACAAACAGCCTGCAGGAGCTTTTTCATGTCCTCGTAAACTTTCCCTACCCTCCCGACAGAAGGATAATGCTTGAGTATGTGGTAATAAAGGGTATTAACGACTCACCACGGGAAGCCAGAGAACTGGCAGACATGGTAGCTCCTTACAGGAGAAAATTCAAGGTGAACCTCATACCCTACAATCCTGACCCCTCCCTTCCCTTTGAAAGACCATCCCTGGAGAGCGTTTACGCCTTTCAGGAAGTGCTCAGAAGGTATAACATATCCACCTTCATAAGACTGAGCAAGGGTGTTGAAGTTTTTGGAGCCTGTGGGCAGCTCAGGAGCAAAAGGCTTGAGCTTATGGTAAAATAG
- the map gene encoding type I methionyl aminopeptidase: MAVELYSFKEIEKIKRACDVVVEVLQAVAKFVRPGVSTYELDLIAREEAKKRGAKPAFLNYKPPFSNEKFPASLCVSVNEAVVHGLPKKEQVIKEGDIVSLDFGAYVEGYAGDSALTVAVGEISKEKEMLMKATREALQEAVRVCIPGNWVSDIVEAIHRVAKKYGVYPLKNLGGHGIGRKVHEDPFIPNHPETLKQEKKDYKLRQGMVVALEPMLSLGTEEISHNGDRWTVITADGSPAAHYEYVVAITKQGPIVLTEFKNG; the protein is encoded by the coding sequence ATGGCGGTTGAGCTATATTCTTTTAAGGAGATAGAGAAGATAAAGAGAGCCTGCGATGTGGTGGTTGAGGTATTGCAGGCGGTGGCGAAGTTTGTAAGACCCGGCGTATCCACCTACGAGCTTGACCTTATAGCGAGAGAAGAGGCAAAGAAGAGAGGTGCAAAGCCTGCCTTTCTCAACTACAAGCCACCCTTCAGCAACGAGAAGTTTCCGGCAAGCCTGTGTGTCTCCGTGAACGAGGCGGTAGTCCACGGTTTGCCTAAAAAGGAACAGGTAATAAAGGAGGGTGATATAGTCAGCCTGGACTTCGGAGCCTATGTGGAAGGATACGCGGGGGACTCTGCTCTCACTGTAGCGGTTGGAGAGATAAGCAAAGAAAAGGAAATGCTCATGAAGGCTACAAGGGAAGCCCTTCAGGAGGCGGTAAGGGTATGTATACCGGGCAACTGGGTTTCAGATATAGTGGAAGCCATACACAGGGTGGCAAAAAAGTATGGCGTCTACCCTCTCAAAAACCTCGGTGGGCACGGTATAGGGAGGAAGGTTCACGAGGACCCCTTCATACCCAACCATCCTGAGACCCTAAAACAGGAAAAGAAGGACTACAAGCTGAGACAGGGCATGGTGGTTGCCCTTGAACCCATGCTCTCCCTCGGGACAGAAGAGATATCACACAATGGCGACAGATGGACGGTGATAACCGCAGACGGAAGCCCCGCAGCCCACTATGAGTATGTGGTGGCCATAACCAAGCAGGGGCCCATAGTGCTCACGGAGTTTAAGAATGGCTAA
- the rpsK gene encoding 30S ribosomal protein S11: MARRQQQPKKQKKTVTEGIVHILSTFNNTIITISDKQGNVLVWESGGTVGFKGTRKSTPYAAQLAAQKAAKRAVQEYGLQEAEVRVKGAGAGRESALRAIYAAGIKIKAIRDITPIPHNGCRPPAKRRV; the protein is encoded by the coding sequence ATGGCGAGAAGGCAACAACAGCCCAAAAAGCAGAAAAAAACCGTAACGGAAGGAATAGTTCACATACTGAGCACCTTCAACAACACCATAATAACCATAAGCGATAAGCAGGGCAATGTGCTTGTCTGGGAAAGTGGTGGAACTGTGGGCTTTAAGGGAACGAGGAAAAGCACGCCCTATGCAGCACAGCTTGCCGCTCAGAAGGCTGCAAAGAGGGCAGTTCAGGAATATGGGCTTCAGGAAGCAGAAGTGAGAGTTAAAGGGGCAGGAGCTGGAAGAGAATCTGCTCTGAGAGCCATCTATGCCGCAGGCATAAAGATAAAGGCAATAAGGGATATAACACCCATACCCCATAACGGATGCAGACCACCTGCTAAGAGGAGGGTTTGA
- the rplQ gene encoding 50S ribosomal protein L17 — protein sequence MRHRVKKKHFDRTKEQRLALYRSLARALIMEERIETSLQRAKAVKPFVERLISLGKKGDLASRRLALRLLPDRRVVKRLFEEVAPRFENRNGGYTRIIKLPEKRKGDGCELALLELVE from the coding sequence ATGAGGCACAGGGTCAAGAAAAAGCACTTTGACAGGACAAAGGAGCAGAGGCTTGCCCTTTACAGGTCCCTTGCAAGGGCTCTTATTATGGAAGAGAGGATAGAGACATCACTTCAGAGGGCAAAAGCAGTAAAGCCCTTTGTGGAGAGGTTGATAAGCCTTGGTAAGAAGGGGGACCTGGCATCAAGGAGGCTTGCCCTGAGGCTTCTGCCCGACAGAAGGGTGGTGAAAAGGCTTTTTGAAGAGGTGGCACCCAGGTTTGAAAACAGGAATGGAGGCTATACAAGGATAATAAAGCTACCAGAAAAGAGAAAGGGTGATGGTTGTGAGCTTGCCCTCCTTGAGCTTGTAGAATGA
- a CDS encoding TlyA family RNA methyltransferase, which translates to MRLDQYLVERGLVSTREKAQAMIMAGLVYVDGKPVTKAGTRVKEGQRVEVREPPKYVSRGGYKLEWAINRFGLDVRDMVAIDVGSSTGGFTQCLLMFGAEKVYAVDVGRGQMDPKLRSDPRVILYEDTDARELTDKHIPEPVDLITVDVSFISVTKIIPHVVKFLKEEGILLVLVKPQFEVGPERVRKGIVKREEDKKQAVIKVAEFLTSAGFNVAGVTKSKPKGTKGNEEFFLLSGRHLKALENLEEAVESAVREVV; encoded by the coding sequence TTGAGGCTTGACCAGTATCTTGTTGAAAGGGGCTTGGTCTCTACACGGGAAAAGGCTCAGGCCATGATAATGGCAGGGCTCGTGTATGTGGATGGTAAACCTGTCACGAAGGCAGGAACAAGAGTAAAAGAGGGGCAGAGGGTAGAGGTCAGAGAGCCTCCAAAGTATGTTTCCAGGGGAGGATACAAGCTGGAATGGGCTATAAACAGGTTTGGTCTTGATGTGAGGGATATGGTGGCTATAGATGTGGGCTCCTCAACGGGTGGCTTTACCCAGTGTCTTTTGATGTTTGGTGCAGAGAAGGTATATGCTGTGGATGTGGGACGGGGTCAGATGGACCCAAAGCTCAGGTCAGACCCCAGAGTGATTCTCTATGAAGATACAGATGCAAGGGAATTGACGGATAAACACATACCTGAGCCAGTGGATTTGATAACCGTAGATGTATCCTTCATATCGGTTACCAAAATAATCCCCCATGTGGTAAAATTCCTTAAGGAGGAGGGAATTTTGCTGGTGCTTGTAAAACCACAGTTTGAGGTGGGTCCAGAAAGGGTAAGGAAGGGTATAGTAAAAAGAGAAGAGGACAAAAAACAAGCTGTCATAAAGGTGGCTGAGTTTTTAACCTCTGCCGGCTTTAATGTGGCTGGGGTGACAAAGTCAAAGCCAAAGGGCACAAAGGGAAATGAAGAGTTCTTCCTTCTCTCAGGCAGGCATCTTAAAGCCTTAGAAAATCTGGAGGAGGCTGTAGAGAGTGCAGTCAGGGAAGTTGTTTGA
- the infA gene encoding translation initiation factor IF-1: MAKKKGEEKQKEKGIVLEGEVLEALPNAMFRVKLETGHEVLAHVSGKMRIHFIRILPGDKVKVELSPYDLTRGRIVYRG, encoded by the coding sequence ATGGCTAAGAAGAAAGGAGAAGAGAAGCAGAAGGAAAAGGGTATAGTGCTTGAAGGTGAGGTTCTTGAAGCCCTCCCCAACGCCATGTTCAGGGTAAAGCTGGAAACGGGCCATGAGGTGCTTGCCCACGTCTCTGGCAAGATGAGGATACACTTCATAAGGATACTGCCCGGTGATAAGGTGAAGGTGGAACTCTCTCCCTATGACCTCACCCGCGGGAGGATAGTCTACAGGGGATGA
- a CDS encoding DNA-directed RNA polymerase subunit alpha — translation MLREFLFPSKVYWEERTKTYGRFVMEPLERGFGITVGNSLRRTLLSSIQGVALTAVKIYGVYHEFSSVEGVQEDTLEIIANLKRVRFKMHTSDVEVLYLKKKGEGAVYARDISLPPSVEVVNPDQKILTITDPNREVNIELRIEKGFGYLPTEEMEVLGEVGWILVDADFSPVRQVAFRVEKTRVEKRSDYDRLIVELYTDGTKTPDEVIKEAVGLIVKNFTPLENISFEVPVIEEPVGVVEEFVEKLSLPIEELDVSQRALNSIKRMGISTIGDLVKLTEEDLKGTKNVGRKAINEIKEALKQMGLHLGMDIESRR, via the coding sequence ATGCTTAGAGAGTTTCTTTTCCCCTCAAAGGTCTACTGGGAAGAGAGGACAAAGACCTACGGCCGCTTTGTGATGGAGCCCTTAGAGAGAGGTTTTGGAATAACTGTGGGAAATTCCCTCAGGAGGACGCTTCTCTCTTCCATACAGGGCGTTGCCCTGACCGCTGTGAAGATATACGGTGTGTATCACGAATTCTCATCCGTTGAGGGTGTTCAGGAAGACACTCTTGAAATAATAGCAAACCTCAAAAGGGTAAGGTTTAAAATGCACACCTCTGATGTGGAGGTGCTCTATCTGAAAAAGAAGGGTGAGGGTGCTGTATATGCGAGAGATATAAGCCTCCCCCCAAGTGTGGAGGTGGTAAACCCAGACCAGAAAATACTCACCATTACTGACCCGAACAGAGAAGTCAACATAGAGCTCAGGATTGAAAAGGGTTTTGGATACCTGCCTACAGAGGAGATGGAAGTTCTTGGAGAAGTAGGGTGGATACTTGTGGACGCAGATTTTTCCCCAGTTCGTCAAGTTGCCTTTAGAGTTGAAAAGACAAGGGTGGAGAAAAGAAGCGACTACGACAGGCTCATAGTGGAGCTCTACACAGATGGCACAAAGACACCTGACGAGGTTATTAAGGAAGCGGTGGGGCTTATAGTGAAAAACTTCACCCCTCTTGAGAACATATCCTTTGAAGTGCCAGTTATAGAGGAGCCAGTTGGGGTTGTGGAGGAGTTTGTGGAAAAGCTCAGCCTTCCAATAGAGGAGCTTGATGTTTCTCAGAGGGCTCTCAATTCCATAAAGAGGATGGGTATATCCACCATAGGAGACCTTGTAAAGCTCACAGAAGAAGACCTCAAGGGCACGAAGAATGTGGGCAGAAAGGCCATAAACGAGATAAAGGAAGCCCTGAAACAGATGGGGCTTCACCTTGGCATGGATATAGAAAGCAGGAGGTAA
- a CDS encoding copper ion binding protein: MVEKTLKVEGMTCQHCVETVKRAIYSLEGVSHVEVTLQEGKVQVRMEEEIPFHTLKSAIEEWGYRVVGEV; encoded by the coding sequence ATGGTGGAAAAAACTTTGAAGGTTGAGGGTATGACCTGTCAGCACTGTGTGGAGACTGTAAAGAGGGCAATCTACTCCCTTGAAGGTGTATCCCATGTGGAGGTCACTCTTCAGGAAGGGAAGGTGCAGGTCCGTATGGAGGAAGAAATCCCCTTCCACACGCTAAAGTCTGCAATAGAGGAGTGGGGCTACAGGGTGGTCGGTGAGGTTTGA
- the rpmJ gene encoding 50S ribosomal protein L36: MKVKPSVKPICAKCKVIRRKGRVMVICENPKHKQRQGS; the protein is encoded by the coding sequence ATGAAGGTAAAACCTTCTGTCAAGCCAATATGCGCCAAGTGTAAGGTGATAAGGAGAAAGGGAAGAGTTATGGTCATATGCGAAAACCCAAAGCACAAGCAAAGACAGGGTAGTTAA
- the mobA gene encoding molybdenum cofactor guanylyltransferase MobA, giving the protein MTECFVLAGGLSKRFGEDKLLYQIGGKKVIEYTVDALRGFCERLCLVTKDREKFSFLKDVEILEDKIAKQLALAGVYTALENLRGDRALILAGDMPMIKREVVQLLLERAEPPITLFRIGGKLYPLFAVYYRQVLPELRVYLNSGGEKVVDFVERFTRKELTEREVIGLDPELLSFLNMNTKTDAEYILKTYGGKNFEG; this is encoded by the coding sequence ATGACAGAATGCTTTGTGCTTGCAGGTGGTCTCAGCAAACGCTTTGGTGAAGACAAGCTGCTATACCAGATTGGTGGAAAGAAGGTAATAGAATACACTGTTGATGCCCTCAGAGGTTTTTGCGAAAGGCTTTGCCTTGTGACTAAGGATAGAGAAAAGTTTTCCTTCTTAAAGGATGTGGAAATACTGGAGGATAAAATTGCAAAACAGCTCGCTCTTGCTGGTGTATACACAGCACTGGAAAATCTCAGAGGGGATAGAGCCCTGATACTGGCTGGAGACATGCCCATGATAAAGAGGGAGGTTGTCCAGCTTCTGCTGGAAAGGGCAGAACCACCTATAACCCTTTTCAGGATAGGTGGAAAGCTCTATCCTCTTTTTGCGGTATACTACAGGCAAGTTTTGCCAGAGCTAAGGGTCTACCTCAACTCTGGAGGTGAGAAGGTTGTGGATTTCGTGGAAAGGTTTACTCGCAAGGAACTTACCGAGAGGGAAGTGATTGGACTTGACCCAGAGCTCCTTTCCTTCCTGAACATGAACACGAAGACAGATGCTGAGTATATATTAAAGACTTATGGTGGAAAAAACTTTGAAGGTTGA
- a CDS encoding endonuclease III domain-containing protein has product MRLLRLYGLLLELYGPQKWWPVDIQYHKLKGTDPRDEVIIGAVLTQNTSWKNVEKSLENLKREGELSLRFIRNARIEKLRELIRPSGFYHQKAERLKAVAEFINPTDMVREVSREGLLKVKGIGPETADAILLYAGERLSFVVDKYTQRFMKRLMGVDGNYHSLKSFFESNLPQDLEVYREFHALIDEHAKRYCRSNPLCRECPLKDKCISASPSS; this is encoded by the coding sequence ATGAGGTTGCTCAGGCTCTACGGGCTTTTACTTGAGCTTTACGGTCCTCAAAAATGGTGGCCTGTGGACATTCAATACCACAAACTCAAGGGCACGGACCCGAGGGATGAGGTCATAATAGGGGCTGTGCTTACACAGAACACAAGCTGGAAGAACGTGGAGAAGTCTTTAGAAAACCTGAAAAGGGAGGGTGAGCTGTCTCTTCGGTTTATAAGGAATGCCAGGATTGAGAAGCTCAGAGAACTCATAAGACCCTCCGGTTTCTACCATCAGAAGGCAGAGAGACTAAAGGCGGTGGCAGAGTTTATAAATCCAACGGACATGGTAAGAGAGGTATCAAGGGAGGGGCTTTTAAAGGTCAAAGGAATAGGACCTGAAACTGCAGATGCCATACTTCTCTATGCAGGTGAAAGATTGAGTTTCGTGGTGGACAAATACACACAGAGGTTTATGAAAAGGCTTATGGGAGTTGATGGAAATTACCACAGCCTCAAGAGTTTCTTTGAGTCAAACCTCCCCCAGGACCTTGAAGTCTATAGAGAATTCCACGCCCTCATAGACGAGCACGCAAAGAGGTATTGCAGGAGCAACCCCCTGTGTAGGGAGTGCCCCCTGAAGGACAAATGCATCAGTGCAAGCCCATCCTCTTGA
- a CDS encoding lytic transglycosylase domain-containing protein, which produces MKKGVLFLCLSATILSSCTPVVRQATIPRAEHNVSLVQRGSFYFSEEEERFIREEAKALGIPIPDREEIRRFMDYYLSNKRFFELTLQRANYYMPLIRPIVQRHGLPEELALLPVIESAFNNFAVSRSGAAGLWQFIPSTARRYGLRVDQYVDERFDVLKATDAAMRYLKDLYGMFGSWELALASYNCGENCVARRTGGVDFWVTQRFLPEETRNYVPAFFAVLLLARDPEKYGLSVRVEGMEIDRRLVEKDTAVEEVLLRKGVRESTFRDLNPHIRTGIIPAGTYVYIPREQNSAERVERLPNGAKLIIK; this is translated from the coding sequence ATGAAAAAGGGGGTTTTATTCCTGTGTCTATCAGCAACAATCTTAAGCTCCTGCACTCCAGTGGTTCGTCAGGCAACCATACCCAGGGCAGAGCATAATGTAAGCCTTGTCCAGAGGGGGAGCTTTTACTTCTCGGAGGAAGAGGAAAGGTTTATAAGGGAGGAGGCAAAAGCTCTCGGCATACCCATACCGGACAGAGAAGAAATAAGAAGGTTTATGGACTATTACCTGAGCAACAAAAGGTTCTTTGAGCTTACCCTCCAGAGGGCAAACTACTACATGCCCCTCATAAGACCAATAGTGCAGAGGCATGGTCTTCCTGAAGAACTAGCCCTTCTTCCAGTCATAGAAAGTGCCTTTAACAATTTTGCTGTGTCAAGGTCCGGGGCTGCCGGACTCTGGCAGTTTATACCTTCCACTGCAAGGAGGTATGGGCTCAGGGTAGACCAGTATGTGGATGAAAGGTTTGACGTTCTGAAGGCCACAGATGCTGCCATGAGGTATCTCAAGGACCTCTACGGTATGTTTGGAAGCTGGGAGCTTGCCCTTGCCAGCTACAATTGTGGTGAGAACTGTGTGGCGAGAAGAACTGGCGGTGTTGACTTCTGGGTAACCCAGCGTTTTCTGCCAGAGGAGACCAGAAATTACGTTCCCGCCTTTTTTGCAGTGCTCCTCCTCGCAAGAGACCCTGAAAAGTACGGGCTTTCTGTCAGGGTTGAAGGTATGGAAATAGACAGGCGGCTTGTGGAGAAAGACACTGCAGTTGAGGAAGTTCTATTAAGAAAAGGTGTAAGGGAAAGCACCTTCAGAGACCTCAATCCTCATATAAGAACCGGGATTATACCTGCAGGCACATATGTTTACATACCCAGGGAACAGAACTCAGCGGAAAGGGTTGAAAGGCTGCCAAACGGAGCAAAACTTATCATCAAGTAA
- the rpsD gene encoding 30S ribosomal protein S4: MGRYMGPQVRIDRKLGVVVSGKKSAPKTLARRNFPPGQHGRVKGRRKKLTEYGIRLMEKQKLKFLYGGLREKQFRKYFDEASRSKGNTGQVLLQLLERRLDNVVYRLGFASTRRQARQWISHGHFLVNGRKVDIPSYRVEVGDIIELKPSSRDIAQVLENLENIDPRSVPPWLELDKENFRGKVIDLPKDIQLEVPVNLQYIIEFYSRV; encoded by the coding sequence ATGGGCAGGTATATGGGACCTCAGGTAAGAATTGACAGAAAGCTCGGCGTGGTAGTATCAGGGAAAAAGAGTGCTCCCAAAACCCTGGCAAGAAGGAACTTTCCCCCAGGCCAGCATGGAAGGGTAAAAGGCAGGAGGAAGAAGCTTACCGAATACGGCATAAGGCTTATGGAAAAGCAGAAGCTCAAGTTCCTGTACGGAGGTCTCAGGGAGAAGCAGTTCAGGAAATATTTTGACGAGGCATCACGCTCCAAGGGCAACACAGGACAGGTTCTTCTCCAGCTTCTGGAGAGAAGGCTTGACAACGTGGTATACAGGCTTGGCTTTGCAAGCACAAGAAGACAGGCAAGACAGTGGATTTCCCACGGACACTTTCTGGTAAACGGCAGAAAGGTGGACATACCCTCTTACAGGGTTGAGGTGGGAGACATAATAGAGCTAAAGCCCTCTTCCAGAGATATAGCACAGGTTCTGGAAAATCTGGAAAACATAGACCCGAGAAGTGTTCCACCCTGGCTTGAGCTGGACAAGGAGAACTTCAGAGGAAAGGTCATAGACCTTCCAAAGGATATTCAGCTGGAGGTTCCAGTCAACCTTCAGTACATAATAGAGTTCTACTCAAGGGTCTAA
- the rpsM gene encoding 30S ribosomal protein S13, whose product MARIAGVDLPDGKKLEVALTYLYGIGWARAKEICEKTGIQGTKRLGELTPEELNTIRKFIEQNYTVEGDLRREVQMSIKKLIDMGCYRGMRHVKGLPVRGQQTRTNSRTRKGKRKTVGGTKKKIAK is encoded by the coding sequence ATGGCAAGGATAGCTGGAGTTGACCTTCCAGATGGTAAAAAGCTGGAAGTTGCCCTCACATACCTGTATGGTATAGGCTGGGCAAGGGCAAAGGAGATATGTGAAAAAACCGGCATACAGGGCACAAAGAGACTGGGAGAGCTAACACCCGAGGAGCTAAACACCATAAGGAAGTTTATAGAACAGAACTACACGGTAGAGGGTGACCTCAGAAGGGAAGTGCAGATGAGCATAAAGAAGCTCATAGACATGGGATGCTACAGGGGTATGAGGCATGTAAAGGGCCTGCCCGTTAGGGGTCAGCAGACAAGGACCAACTCAAGAACCAGAAAGGGTAAGAGGAAAACAGTTGGTGGCACAAAGAAAAAGATAGCAAAGTAA
- a CDS encoding YggT family protein, which produces MIKGILSFLINLLIILVLLHAVGSWIPKIRESKFYERLDSLIAPLLSPIRKIVPPAGGLDFSPLILLFILYLIKYLLKL; this is translated from the coding sequence ATGATAAAGGGTATATTATCCTTCCTTATAAACCTTCTTATAATCCTTGTCCTGCTTCATGCGGTGGGTTCCTGGATACCAAAAATAAGAGAAAGTAAATTTTATGAAAGGCTTGACAGCCTCATTGCCCCTCTTCTCAGTCCAATAAGGAAAATAGTCCCACCAGCCGGTGGGCTTGACTTTTCCCCACTTATTCTTCTTTTTATACTCTATCTCATCAAGTATCTTTTAAAGCTTTGA
- a CDS encoding adenylate kinase yields MIVVFLGPPGSGKGTQAKKLSQELGLVHISTGDILREAVKNQTELGIKAKEYMDRGELVPDSLMIALIEEVMPQEGGFILDGFPRTVPQAEALDDMLQKHGKGLSWVFLFDLPEEVVVERLSGRLTCSQCGAVYHIKYNPPKEEGICDLCGGRLVQREDDREEIVRKRYRVYTDQTRPLVEFYQQRDKLIRLNAAQDIQEVNRRLLEVLKNGG; encoded by the coding sequence ATGATAGTGGTGTTCCTTGGACCACCAGGCTCTGGCAAGGGGACGCAGGCAAAAAAACTCTCTCAGGAGCTGGGTCTTGTGCACATATCCACCGGTGACATCCTCAGAGAGGCGGTCAAGAACCAGACAGAGCTTGGCATTAAAGCAAAGGAATACATGGACAGGGGGGAGCTTGTCCCTGACAGCCTTATGATAGCACTCATAGAGGAGGTGATGCCTCAGGAGGGCGGTTTTATACTTGATGGATTTCCAAGAACAGTGCCACAGGCTGAAGCACTTGATGATATGCTGCAGAAACATGGAAAGGGGCTAAGCTGGGTTTTTCTCTTTGACCTTCCAGAAGAGGTAGTAGTGGAGAGGCTCTCTGGTAGGCTCACGTGCTCCCAGTGTGGTGCCGTATACCACATAAAGTATAACCCTCCCAAGGAGGAGGGTATATGCGACCTTTGTGGCGGAAGGCTCGTCCAGAGGGAGGATGACAGAGAGGAGATAGTCAGAAAGAGATACAGGGTATACACGGACCAGACAAGACCTCTCGTTGAATTTTATCAGCAGAGGGATAAATTGATAAGACTGAATGCAGCACAGGATATACAGGAGGTAAACAGAAGGCTTTTAGAGGTGCTAAAGAATGGCGGTTGA
- the lepB gene encoding signal peptidase I: protein MPRWLRELVIVIIVVLFIRAFLVQAYNIPSGSMKPTLLVGDFILVNKLVYRLSEPQRGDIVVFKWPINPQIDFIKRIIGMPGDTLEIRGERVFINGQELPLRLVEEVVEDGNLKFIYEEALPNGVRHRIALYQNPFIQRKDVYYARIPEGHYFVMGDNRDNSEDSRYWGLLPRENIVGKAFVIYFSGDIPPLESTDVSILTGFKQLFLALLNPRFERIGKPIIW from the coding sequence ATTCCCAGATGGCTCAGGGAGCTTGTAATAGTTATAATAGTGGTCCTCTTTATAAGGGCCTTTCTTGTTCAGGCTTACAACATTCCCTCCGGCTCCATGAAGCCCACGCTTCTCGTGGGTGATTTTATACTTGTCAACAAGCTGGTTTACAGACTTTCTGAACCTCAGAGGGGGGACATAGTGGTTTTCAAATGGCCCATAAACCCCCAGATAGACTTTATAAAAAGAATCATAGGGATGCCTGGGGATACCCTTGAGATAAGGGGTGAGAGGGTTTTCATAAACGGTCAGGAGCTTCCCCTGAGGCTTGTGGAAGAGGTTGTGGAAGACGGGAATTTAAAATTTATATACGAGGAAGCCCTCCCAAACGGAGTAAGACACAGAATAGCCCTATACCAGAATCCCTTTATTCAGAGAAAAGATGTTTACTACGCCAGAATACCTGAGGGGCACTATTTTGTAATGGGAGACAACAGGGATAACAGCGAGGACAGCAGATACTGGGGGCTTCTGCCGAGAGAAAACATTGTGGGGAAGGCTTTTGTTATATACTTTTCTGGTGACATACCGCCCCTTGAGAGCACTGACGTGAGTATATTAACAGGCTTTAAACAGCTATTTCTTGCTCTGCTAAACCCAAGGTTTGAAAGAATAGGCAAACCCATCATATGGTAA